Part of the Corynebacterium caspium DSM 44850 genome, CTGCCACCACCGCCATTAGCACCATGAGCGCTATGGCCGGGGCATGGGGAGTGCGCGTGCATAATGCGGTGGAATCCCGCGATGCCATAGATGCCGTAGCAGCGGTGATAAATGCTAATCCCACCGCAGATATTCAGCTAACTACTGATGCCAACGGTGTTCTAAAAGCTCTTAAAACCGAAAGGCTATGGAAAACTGAGGGATTAAGAAAATGAGCGATCGTATAGAACTCACCGGTTTGCGAGTACATGCCCGACATGGGGTATTAGCTGCGGAAACTGAGTTGGGCCAACAATTTAGCGTGGATATTATTGCCTGGGTGGATATGCGCGCCGCCACTAAAAGTGATGATCTTGCCGATACCCTCAACTATGCTGAACTTGCCCAATTAGCCTATGA contains:
- the folB gene encoding dihydroneopterin aldolase, which encodes MSDRIELTGLRVHARHGVLAAETELGQQFSVDIIAWVDMRAATKSDDLADTLNYAELAQLAYEIAAGEPLNLLEAVAGRIAEKALAQFSEITEIEVKVHKPSAPIPLVFDDIAVIAHRRR